In Flavobacterium sp., a single window of DNA contains:
- a CDS encoding anthranilate synthase component I family protein: protein MKPFILNTHYKQILADTITPVSIYFKIRDKFPNSLLLESSDYHGNDNSFSYICCNPIATIKIENETISKTFPDGTSEQIKIDASTNIPEVIQEFSSKFQSEKNDFKFINNGLFGYISYDAVRYFEKVSIAKKDNATSIPDVFYAVYQNIIAINHFKNEAYIFCHSVDGKNNISEIEQLLQSRNIASYKFSKEGEGFSNLTDDEFKHNVALAKKHCFRGDVFQLVLSRRFTQGFKGDEFNVYRALRSINPSPYLFFFDYGDFKIFGSSPEAQIIVKNRKAEIHPIAGTFKRTGNDERDALLAKELSEDKKENSEHVMLVDLARNDLSRNGHDVNVEKYREVQFFSHVIHLVSKVTGHLHDKATTMQVVADTFPAGTLSGAPKHRAMQLIEDYEKTNRNFYGGAIGFMDFNGNFNHAIMIRTFLSKNHQLHYQAGAGIVASSDEESEMQEVYNKLRALNTALEMAENI, encoded by the coding sequence TTGAAACCTTTTATACTCAACACACATTACAAACAAATTCTGGCAGACACCATTACGCCGGTTAGTATTTATTTTAAAATAAGAGATAAATTTCCAAACAGTCTGCTTTTGGAAAGTAGTGATTATCACGGAAATGACAACAGCTTTTCGTACATATGCTGCAACCCGATTGCTACGATAAAAATCGAAAACGAAACCATTTCTAAAACTTTTCCTGACGGAACTTCGGAACAAATTAAAATCGATGCTTCAACAAACATTCCAGAAGTTATTCAGGAATTTTCAAGCAAATTTCAATCAGAAAAAAACGATTTTAAATTCATCAATAACGGATTATTCGGATACATTTCTTACGACGCTGTTCGTTATTTTGAGAAAGTTTCGATAGCTAAAAAAGACAATGCGACTTCAATTCCGGATGTTTTTTACGCCGTTTATCAAAACATCATTGCGATTAACCATTTTAAAAATGAAGCCTATATTTTTTGCCATAGTGTTGATGGTAAAAATAATATTTCTGAAATCGAACAATTGTTACAGTCAAGAAATATTGCTTCTTATAAATTCTCTAAAGAAGGCGAAGGTTTTTCAAACTTAACCGATGACGAATTCAAACATAATGTGGCTTTAGCTAAAAAACACTGTTTCCGTGGAGACGTTTTTCAACTAGTTTTATCACGTCGTTTTACGCAAGGTTTTAAAGGGGACGAATTTAATGTTTACAGAGCCTTAAGAAGCATTAACCCTTCTCCTTACCTATTCTTTTTTGATTACGGAGATTTCAAAATTTTTGGGTCTTCGCCCGAAGCACAAATTATCGTAAAAAACAGAAAAGCCGAAATTCACCCAATCGCCGGAACTTTTAAAAGAACCGGAAATGACGAACGTGATGCACTTTTAGCCAAAGAACTTTCAGAAGATAAAAAAGAAAACAGTGAACACGTAATGCTTGTCGATTTAGCAAGAAATGATTTAAGCCGAAATGGTCACGATGTAAATGTGGAAAAATACAGAGAAGTTCAGTTTTTCTCTCACGTAATTCACTTGGTTTCAAAAGTTACCGGACATTTACATGATAAAGCTACTACAATGCAGGTTGTGGCTGATACTTTTCCAGCCGGAACTTTAAGCGGCGCTCCAAAACACAGAGCCATGCAGTTGATTGAAGATTACGAAAAAACAAATCGTAATTTCTACGGAGGCGCGATTGGTTTTATGGATTTTAACGGAAACTTTAATCACGCTATTATGATACGAACTTTTCTTTCTAAAAATCATCAGCTGCATTATCAGGCTGGCGCGGGAATCGTAGCAAGTTCTGATGAAGAAAGTGAAATGCAGGAAGTTTATAATAAATTAAGAGCGTTGAATACAGCCTTAGAAATGGCAGAAAATATATAG
- a CDS encoding aminodeoxychorismate/anthranilate synthase component II, producing MKKILVIDNYDSFTYNLVHYLEDLNCEVTVYRNDEFEIDEIASFDKILLSPGPGIPDEAGLLKAVIEKYSPTKSILGVCLGQQAIGEVFGGTLSNLDKVYHGVATNVKTVVSDEILFEGLGSEFEVGRYHSWVVDSNLPEVLEATSIDENGQIMSLRHKNYDVRGVQFHPESVLTPKGKRILENWIKS from the coding sequence ATGAAAAAGATTTTAGTTATAGACAATTACGATAGTTTCACTTATAATTTAGTGCACTATCTGGAAGATTTAAACTGCGAAGTAACCGTTTACAGAAACGACGAATTCGAAATTGACGAAATCGCATCTTTCGATAAAATTTTACTTTCACCAGGTCCGGGAATTCCTGATGAAGCGGGTTTATTAAAAGCCGTAATCGAAAAATACAGTCCAACAAAAAGTATCCTTGGTGTTTGTTTAGGACAGCAGGCAATTGGAGAAGTTTTTGGAGGAACGCTTTCAAACCTTGATAAAGTGTATCACGGAGTTGCTACCAACGTAAAAACAGTAGTTTCAGATGAAATTTTATTTGAAGGTTTGGGCAGTGAATTCGAAGTTGGAAGATACCATTCATGGGTTGTAGACAGCAATTTACCTGAAGTTTTAGAAGCAACTTCAATTGATGAAAACGGACAAATTATGTCGCTGCGTCACAAAAATTATGATGTTAGAGGCGTGCAATTTCATCCTGAAAGTGTGCTTACGCCAAAAGGAAAAAGGATTTTAGAGAATTGGATTAAGAGTTAG
- the trpD gene encoding anthranilate phosphoribosyltransferase, protein MKNILNKLINHEVLSKEEAKQVLINISSGQYNPSQISAFLTVYMMRSITIDELSGFREALLELCIRIDLSAYNTIDLCGTGGDGKDTFNISTLASFVSAGAGIKVAKHGNYGVSSISGSSNVMEKMGIKFSNDPSFLEKCIDKAGICVLHAPLFHPAMKNVGPIRKELAVKTFFNMLGPMVNPSFPQNQLVGVFNLELARMYAYLYQNTDINFTILHSLDGYDEISLTGPTKTITSHMEGMLKPEDFGVKLLSQTEIEGGKTIEESAEIFTNIISGKGNEAQNNVVCANAAMAIATVTKCSPKEGFELAKESLVSGKGLQALKTLQELSK, encoded by the coding sequence ATGAAAAATATATTAAACAAATTAATCAATCACGAAGTGCTTTCTAAAGAAGAAGCGAAACAAGTATTGATTAACATTTCAAGCGGTCAATATAATCCGAGTCAGATTTCTGCATTTTTGACTGTATATATGATGCGAAGCATAACAATTGATGAACTTTCGGGCTTTCGCGAAGCTTTATTAGAATTATGCATTCGTATTGATTTATCTGCCTATAATACCATTGATTTATGCGGAACAGGCGGTGACGGAAAAGACACTTTCAACATTTCAACATTAGCCTCTTTTGTATCGGCAGGAGCTGGAATTAAAGTTGCTAAACACGGAAACTACGGTGTTTCATCGATTTCAGGGTCGAGCAACGTAATGGAAAAAATGGGAATTAAATTCAGCAACGATCCATCGTTTTTAGAAAAATGTATTGACAAAGCCGGAATTTGTGTTTTGCATGCTCCCCTATTTCACCCTGCAATGAAAAATGTTGGGCCAATTAGAAAAGAATTGGCAGTAAAAACTTTCTTTAATATGCTGGGCCCAATGGTAAATCCATCATTTCCTCAAAACCAGTTAGTTGGAGTTTTCAATCTAGAATTGGCGAGAATGTACGCCTATTTATATCAAAATACCGATATCAATTTCACGATTTTACATTCGCTTGACGGATATGACGAAATCTCTTTAACTGGCCCAACCAAAACGATTACATCACACATGGAAGGAATGTTAAAACCAGAAGATTTTGGTGTTAAACTTTTATCTCAAACCGAAATTGAAGGTGGAAAAACTATCGAAGAATCGGCAGAGATTTTCACCAATATCATTTCAGGAAAAGGAAACGAAGCACAGAATAATGTAGTCTGCGCTAATGCTGCAATGGCAATTGCAACAGTTACAAAATGCTCTCCAAAAGAAGGTTTTGAATTAGCAAAAGAAAGTTTAGTGTCTGGAAAAGGACTTCAGGCACTTAAAACATTACAAGAACTAAGCAAATAA
- the trpC gene encoding indole-3-glycerol phosphate synthase TrpC — MNILDKIIFDKQREVVLKKSIIPVSQLESSVFFEKQTISLSQKLRESISGIIAEHKRRSPSKSIINNNFTVEEVVKGYENAGACGISVLTDGKYFGGSLDDLLLARASVNIPLLRKEFIVDEYQILEAKAHGADLILLIAAVLTREEIKSLSEFAKNLGLEVLLEVHNQEELEKSIMPSLDMIGVNNRNLKTFEVSLDFSKQLASQIPDEFVKVSESGISSIEAIHELKPYGYKGFLIGENFMKTDNAGQAAVDFISQL; from the coding sequence ATGAATATTTTAGATAAAATAATATTTGACAAACAAAGAGAAGTTGTTCTTAAAAAATCGATTATTCCCGTTTCACAATTGGAAAGTTCAGTATTTTTTGAAAAACAAACCATTTCTTTAAGTCAGAAATTGAGAGAAAGCATCTCTGGAATAATTGCCGAACACAAACGCCGTTCTCCTTCAAAATCAATCATCAATAATAATTTCACGGTTGAAGAAGTGGTAAAGGGCTACGAAAATGCCGGAGCTTGCGGAATTTCTGTTTTAACTGATGGAAAATATTTTGGAGGATCTTTAGACGATTTACTTTTAGCAAGAGCTTCAGTAAATATTCCGCTTTTACGAAAAGAATTTATTGTTGATGAATATCAAATTCTGGAAGCAAAAGCACACGGAGCGGATTTAATTCTTTTAATCGCTGCAGTTTTAACCCGCGAAGAAATCAAATCATTATCTGAATTTGCTAAAAATTTAGGTTTAGAAGTTTTACTGGAAGTTCACAATCAGGAAGAATTGGAAAAATCGATTATGCCAAGTTTAGATATGATTGGCGTAAATAACCGAAACCTAAAAACTTTTGAAGTAAGCTTAGATTTCAGCAAACAATTGGCGTCTCAAATTCCAGATGAATTTGTAAAAGTTTCAGAAAGCGGAATTTCATCTATTGAAGCCATTCACGAACTAAAGCCATACGGTTATAAAGGTTTCCTAATTGGAGAAAACTTCATGAAAACCGACAATGCCGGACAAGCAGCTGTTGACTTTATAAGTCAGCTATAA
- a CDS encoding phosphoribosylanthranilate isomerase, with protein MKLKICGMKYPENILEVGALLPDYMGFIFWEKSARYFNGTIPELIKTIKKTGVFVDQSQEEILEKVTKYNLQAVQLHGNESVEFVSELKKILPKKIEIIKAFSADENFDFESIKPYESVCDYFLFDTKGKLPGGNGTTFDWTILKKYNSKKPFFLSGGIGMKELKAIEEISKSNLPIYAIDVNSKFEIEPGLKNRNLFSNFKRKFDVANF; from the coding sequence ATGAAACTCAAAATATGCGGCATGAAATATCCCGAAAACATTCTCGAAGTAGGCGCACTCCTACCCGATTATATGGGATTTATTTTCTGGGAAAAATCCGCGCGATATTTTAACGGAACAATTCCTGAACTTATAAAAACAATCAAAAAAACGGGTGTTTTTGTAGATCAAAGTCAGGAAGAAATTCTGGAGAAAGTAACAAAATACAATTTACAAGCTGTTCAGTTACACGGAAATGAATCGGTTGAATTTGTATCGGAACTAAAAAAAATATTACCAAAGAAAATCGAAATCATAAAAGCATTTTCTGCTGATGAAAATTTTGATTTTGAAAGTATAAAACCTTATGAATCAGTCTGCGATTATTTTTTGTTTGATACTAAAGGAAAACTTCCGGGCGGAAACGGAACAACATTCGACTGGACGATATTAAAAAAATACAATTCGAAAAAGCCTTTCTTTTTGAGCGGCGGAATCGGAATGAAAGAATTAAAAGCCATTGAAGAAATTTCAAAAAGCAATTTACCTATTTATGCTATCGATGTAAATAGTAAATTTGAAATCGAACCAGGGCTGAAAAATAGAAATTTATTTAGCAATTTCAAACGCAAATTTGATGTTGCCAACTTTTAA
- the trpB gene encoding tryptophan synthase subunit beta, whose protein sequence is MSFNVNEKGYYGEFGGAYIPEMLYPNVEELRQKYLSIMDEPDFKAEFNQLLKDYVGRPSPLYFAKRLSEKYNTKVYLKREDLNHTGAHKVNNTIGQILLAKRLGKKRIIAETGAGQHGVATATVCALMGIECIVYMGEIDIARQAPNVARMKMLGAEVRPALSGSRTLKDATNEAIRDWINNPVDTHYIIGSAIGPHPYPDMVTRFQSIISEEIKWQLKEKEGRENPDYVVACIGGGSNAAGTYYHFLHESEVGIIAVEAAGKGVDSGHSAATSKLGKVGVIHGCKTLLMQTPDGQITEPYSISAGLDYPGVGPLHAHLAQSGRGEFFSVTDDDAMNAGLQLTKLEGIIPAIESAHAFAVLDQKKFKPTDVVVISLSGRGDKDLDNYIDYFKL, encoded by the coding sequence ATGAGTTTTAACGTCAACGAAAAAGGATATTACGGAGAATTTGGAGGAGCTTACATCCCGGAAATGCTCTATCCAAACGTAGAAGAATTACGTCAAAAATATCTAAGCATAATGGATGAACCAGATTTTAAAGCAGAATTCAACCAATTGCTGAAAGATTATGTAGGACGCCCAAGTCCGTTGTATTTTGCAAAGCGTTTATCTGAAAAATACAACACAAAAGTTTATCTAAAAAGAGAAGATTTAAACCATACCGGAGCGCACAAAGTCAACAACACAATTGGGCAGATTTTATTAGCAAAACGATTAGGTAAAAAAAGAATTATTGCCGAAACCGGAGCGGGTCAGCATGGCGTTGCGACTGCGACAGTTTGTGCTTTAATGGGAATTGAATGTATTGTTTACATGGGCGAAATCGACATTGCGCGTCAGGCTCCAAACGTAGCTCGTATGAAAATGTTAGGCGCAGAAGTTCGTCCGGCACTTTCAGGTTCACGTACTTTAAAAGATGCTACAAACGAAGCCATTCGTGACTGGATTAACAATCCGGTTGATACACATTATATTATTGGTTCTGCAATTGGACCTCATCCTTATCCAGACATGGTAACGCGTTTTCAGAGTATCATTTCAGAGGAAATCAAATGGCAGTTAAAAGAAAAAGAAGGTCGTGAAAATCCTGATTACGTAGTGGCTTGTATTGGCGGCGGAAGTAACGCTGCGGGAACTTATTACCACTTTTTACATGAGTCAGAAGTTGGAATTATTGCGGTTGAAGCTGCCGGAAAAGGTGTTGACAGCGGTCACAGCGCTGCAACCAGTAAATTAGGAAAAGTTGGAGTAATTCACGGTTGTAAAACCCTTTTAATGCAAACTCCTGACGGGCAAATTACAGAACCTTATTCTATTTCTGCAGGATTAGATTATCCGGGAGTTGGGCCTTTACACGCACATTTAGCGCAAAGTGGACGCGGAGAATTTTTCTCTGTGACCGATGATGATGCTATGAATGCAGGTTTGCAATTGACAAAATTAGAAGGAATTATTCCGGCAATCGAAAGTGCACATGCATTTGCGGTTTTAGACCAGAAAAAATTTAAACCTACAGATGTTGTTGTTATTAGTCTTTCAGGACGCGGTGATAAAGATTTAGACAATTATATTGACTATTTTAAATTGTAA
- a CDS encoding gamma-glutamylcyclotransferase family protein: MEQLFSYGTLRSKQIQMQIFNKVLTGTADQLLGYKLKSLQIEEEFGMADYVVAVPSENASEVIHGVVFSVTDADLAKVDLFESNSYRRVQVKLKSGKSAWVYTENK, translated from the coding sequence ATGGAACAGTTATTCTCTTACGGAACATTACGATCAAAACAAATTCAAATGCAGATTTTCAATAAAGTATTAACTGGAACTGCAGACCAGCTTCTTGGTTATAAGTTAAAGAGTTTACAAATTGAAGAAGAATTTGGAATGGCTGATTATGTCGTGGCAGTACCAAGCGAAAACGCTTCGGAAGTTATACATGGCGTGGTTTTCAGTGTTACGGATGCCGATTTAGCAAAAGTTGATTTATTCGAATCTAATTCATACAGAAGAGTTCAGGTAAAATTGAAATCAGGAAAATCTGCCTGGGTTTATACTGAAAATAAATAA
- a CDS encoding carbon-nitrogen hydrolase family protein yields MILASAQTKPTRGDIESNLSDHYRLVELAVQNNAQLIVFPEMSITGYERQEANKLIFKKEDSRLDHLKKLSAENNIVIIAGAPIEIESRLFIGEFIISPDNSASIYTKQFLHEGEDEFFESSFDNNPIISIENQKISFAICADIDNPLHPENARKNETDIYITSIFFSPNGIPNAYRDLQSYAEKHKMNVLMSNFSGESWGSPSAGQSAFWNNKGELIGQMNDSDSGLLLVKKQNDNWTSKVLKF; encoded by the coding sequence ATGATCTTAGCTTCGGCACAAACAAAACCAACTCGAGGAGATATTGAATCCAATTTGTCAGATCATTATCGTCTTGTTGAATTGGCCGTACAAAATAATGCTCAATTGATCGTTTTTCCAGAAATGTCAATTACGGGTTACGAAAGACAAGAAGCAAATAAATTGATTTTCAAAAAAGAGGATTCTCGTTTAGATCATTTAAAAAAACTGTCTGCAGAAAATAATATCGTAATTATCGCCGGTGCACCAATTGAAATAGAATCCAGATTGTTTATTGGTGAATTTATTATTTCGCCAGACAATTCGGCTTCCATTTATACAAAACAGTTTTTACATGAAGGCGAAGATGAATTTTTCGAATCTTCTTTTGATAACAATCCGATTATTTCGATTGAAAATCAAAAAATTTCGTTTGCCATTTGTGCTGATATTGATAATCCGCTTCATCCGGAAAATGCCCGTAAAAATGAAACGGATATTTATATAACCAGTATTTTCTTTTCGCCAAATGGGATTCCGAATGCATATCGGGATTTGCAAAGTTACGCTGAGAAACACAAAATGAATGTTTTGATGTCGAATTTTAGCGGAGAATCCTGGGGTTCTCCATCGGCAGGTCAAAGTGCTTTTTGGAATAACAAAGGAGAATTAATCGGTCAGATGAATGATTCTGATTCCGGATTACTATTAGTTAAAAAACAAAATGATAATTGGACAAGCAAGGTTTTAAAATTTTAA